A single Melopsittacus undulatus isolate bMelUnd1 chromosome 11, bMelUnd1.mat.Z, whole genome shotgun sequence DNA region contains:
- the RALGDS gene encoding ral guanine nucleotide dissociation stimulator isoform X5 translates to MMMIDTQSSTQEIGEELEDGVIYSISLRKVQLHHTANKGQRWLGFENESALNLYETCKVRTIKAGTLEKLVEYLVSAFKGNDSTYVTIFLCTYRAFATTKQVLDLLLNRYGKLHVQVNGDHARHAVDERMELKNTISSILGAWLDQYSEDFRKPPDFTCLKQLISYVRHNIPGSDLERRACILLAQFQQQEQSESEVEAVDHSGCTFQLVEENGVRDGKPDFLSFSPEMVAEQFTLMDAELFKKVVPYHCLGCIWSQRDKKGKEHLAPTIRATVSQFNSVANCVIATCLGDRSLKPQHRAKVVERWIEVARECRILKNFSSLRAILSALQCNAVHRLKKTWDEVLRESFRTFHELSEIFSDENNHSLSRELLIKEGTSKFATLEINPKRAQKRQQQQREMGVMQGTIPYLGTFLTDLVMLDTAMKDFLDGGLINFEKRRKEFEVIAQIKLLQSACNNYSFTREDQFVDWFHSLERLSEAESYGLSCEIEPLSESASNTLKAKKNTGIIKRWSDRQPPGTEPCGSSSSHSKSFDQLKCGQYLCSGDATDSVSVTSAGSSSSDVEEINISFIPESPDCQEKKVSEIPLASLPQRWYALSVANGEVKPAVSSASPLLPALQFWESTSLSSLDTSGIGSGSSSASSSSVSSTPVTASRTHKRSVSGISSYSSLSLPLYNQQVDDCCIIRVSLAVDNGNMYKSILVTSQDKTPVVIRKAMAKHNLDGDRPEDYELVQIISEERELKIPDNANVFYAMNSAANYDFVLKKRGFSKGVKIKHGSSSTLPRMKQKGLKIAKGIF, encoded by the exons AGCTCCACACAGGAGATTGGAGAAGAGCTGGAGGATGGCGTGATCTACAGCATATCGCTTCGGAAAGTGCAGCTCCATCACACAGCCAACAAAGGGCAGCGGTGGCTGGGG TTTGAGAATGAGTCAGCCTTAAACCTCTATGAGACATGCAAGGTACGGACAATAAAAGCTGGGACCTTGGAGAAGCTGGTAGAATACCTGGTCTCAGCCTTCAAGGGCAATGACTCCACCTATGTCACCATCTTCCTGTGCACTTACCGGGCCTTCGCTACCACCAAGCAAGTGCTGGATCTGCTGCTTAACAG GTACGGCAAACTCCATGTGCAGGTGAATGGGGACCATGCCAGGCATGCTGTGGATGAGAGGATGGAGCTGAAGAA caccaTCTCCTCCATCCTGGGTGCCTGGCTGGACCAGTACTCGGAGGACTTCCGCAAGCCCCCAGACTTTACCTGCCTCAAGCAGCTTATCTCTTATGTGCGCCACAACATCCCTGGCTCAGACTTGGAGCGCCGAGCCTGCATCCTGCTAGCCCAGTTccagcagcaagagcagagcGAGTCCGAGGTGGAAG CTGTGGACCACAGTGGCTGCACCTTTCAGCTGGTGGAAGAGAACGGGGTCAGGGATGGGAAGCCGgatttcctctccttctccccagAGATGGTAGCAGAACAATTCACACTGATGGATGCT GAACTGTTTAAGAAAGTGGTGCCTTACCACTGTCTGGGCTGCATTTGGTCCCAACGAGACAAGAAGGGCAAAGAACACCTGGCACCCACCATCCGTGCCACGGTCTCGCAGTTTAATAGTGTGGCCAACTGTGTCATTGCCACATGTCTCGGAGACCGGTCCCTGAAGCCACAGCACAGGGCTAAAGTGGTGGAGCGGTGGATCGAAGTGGCTCGG GAGTGCCGCATCCTGAAGAACTTCTCCTCCCTCCGAGCCATTCTCTCGGCTCTGCAGTGCAACGCTGTTCACCGGCTGAAGAAGACCTGGGACGAGGTCCTGCG GGAGAGCTTCCGCACTTTCCATGAGCTCTCAGAGATCTTCTCCGACGAGAACAACCACTCACTGAGCCGGGAGCTTCTCATTAAG GAGGGCACATCCAAATTTGCCACCTTGGAGATCAACCCAAAGAGGGCTCAgaagcggcagcagcagcagagagaaatg GGTGTGATGCAGGGCACCATTCCCTACCTTGGCACCTTCCTCACGGACCTGGTGATGCTTGACACCGCCATGAAGGATTTCCTGGAT GGCGGGCTGATCAACTttgagaagagaaggaag GAGTTTGAAGTTATTGCTCAGATCAAGCTGCTTCAGTCAGCCTGCAACAACTACAGCTTCACACGGGAGGACCAGTTTGTGGACTGGTTCCACAGCCTGGAGCGGCTCAGTGAGGCTGAGAG TTACGGGCTGTCATGTGAGATTGAGCCACTGTCAGAGTCAGCCAGCAACACgttgaaggcaaagaaaaacacaggcaTCATCAAGCGATGGAGCGA CCGGCAGCCACCAGGCACCGAGCCCtgcggcagcagcagctcccactcaAAATCCTTCGATCAGCTCAAATGCGGGCAGTACCTGTGCAGCGGGGATGCCACTGACTCAGTAAGCGTCACCTCTGCTGGCTCCAGCAGTTCCGATGTGGAGGAGATCAACATCAGCTTCATCCCTGAGTCCCCCGACTGCCAGGAGAAGAAG GTCAGTGAGATCCCTCTGGCTTCCCTCCCCCAGCGCTGGTACGCCCTGTCTGTGGCCAATGGAGAAGTTAAACCCGCTGTGTCCTCCGcatcccctctcctccctgccctccagtTCTGGGAATCCAcatccctctcctccctggACACATCAGGCATTGGCTCAGGCTCCAGCAGTGCCTCGTCCTCTTCAGTCTCCTCCACACCAGTGACGGCCTCCCGTACCCACAAGCGCTCAGTCTCTGGCATCTCCAGCTACTCATCCCTGTCGCTGCCCCTCTACAACCAGCAGGTCGATGACTGTTGCATCATCCGTGTCAGCCTGGCTGTGGACAATGGCAACATGTACAAGAGCATCCTG GTGACGAGCCAGGATAAGACCCCAGTTGTTATTCGCAAGGCCATGGCGAAACACAACTTGGATGGGGACAGGCCAGAAGACTATGAGCTCGTTCAGATCATCTCAGAGGAGAGAG AGCTGAAGATCCCTGACAATGCCAATGTCTTCTATGCCATGAACTCTGCTGCCAACTATGACTTTGTGCTCAAGAAGAGGGGCTTCTCCAAGGGAGTGAAGATCAAACATGGCTCTAGCTCCACCTTGCCCAGGATGAAGCAGAAAGGCCTGAAGATCGCCAAAGGCATCTTCTAG
- the RALGDS gene encoding ral guanine nucleotide dissociation stimulator isoform X6, with amino-acid sequence MSSTQEIGEELEDGVIYSISLRKVQLHHTANKGQRWLGFENESALNLYETCKVRTIKAGTLEKLVEYLVSAFKGNDSTYVTIFLCTYRAFATTKQVLDLLLNRYGKLHVQVNGDHARHAVDERMELKNTISSILGAWLDQYSEDFRKPPDFTCLKQLISYVRHNIPGSDLERRACILLAQFQQQEQSESEVEAVDHSGCTFQLVEENGVRDGKPDFLSFSPEMVAEQFTLMDAELFKKVVPYHCLGCIWSQRDKKGKEHLAPTIRATVSQFNSVANCVIATCLGDRSLKPQHRAKVVERWIEVARECRILKNFSSLRAILSALQCNAVHRLKKTWDEVLRESFRTFHELSEIFSDENNHSLSRELLIKEGTSKFATLEINPKRAQKRQQQQREMGVMQGTIPYLGTFLTDLVMLDTAMKDFLDGGLINFEKRRKEFEVIAQIKLLQSACNNYSFTREDQFVDWFHSLERLSEAESYGLSCEIEPLSESASNTLKAKKNTGIIKRWSDRQPPGTEPCGSSSSHSKSFDQLKCGQYLCSGDATDSVSVTSAGSSSSDVEEINISFIPESPDCQEKKVSEIPLASLPQRWYALSVANGEVKPAVSSASPLLPALQFWESTSLSSLDTSGIGSGSSSASSSSVSSTPVTASRTHKRSVSGISSYSSLSLPLYNQQVDDCCIIRVSLAVDNGNMYKSILVTSQDKTPVVIRKAMAKHNLDGDRPEDYELVQIISEERELKIPDNANVFYAMNSAANYDFVLKKRGFSKGVKIKHGSSSTLPRMKQKGLKIAKGIF; translated from the exons AGCTCCACACAGGAGATTGGAGAAGAGCTGGAGGATGGCGTGATCTACAGCATATCGCTTCGGAAAGTGCAGCTCCATCACACAGCCAACAAAGGGCAGCGGTGGCTGGGG TTTGAGAATGAGTCAGCCTTAAACCTCTATGAGACATGCAAGGTACGGACAATAAAAGCTGGGACCTTGGAGAAGCTGGTAGAATACCTGGTCTCAGCCTTCAAGGGCAATGACTCCACCTATGTCACCATCTTCCTGTGCACTTACCGGGCCTTCGCTACCACCAAGCAAGTGCTGGATCTGCTGCTTAACAG GTACGGCAAACTCCATGTGCAGGTGAATGGGGACCATGCCAGGCATGCTGTGGATGAGAGGATGGAGCTGAAGAA caccaTCTCCTCCATCCTGGGTGCCTGGCTGGACCAGTACTCGGAGGACTTCCGCAAGCCCCCAGACTTTACCTGCCTCAAGCAGCTTATCTCTTATGTGCGCCACAACATCCCTGGCTCAGACTTGGAGCGCCGAGCCTGCATCCTGCTAGCCCAGTTccagcagcaagagcagagcGAGTCCGAGGTGGAAG CTGTGGACCACAGTGGCTGCACCTTTCAGCTGGTGGAAGAGAACGGGGTCAGGGATGGGAAGCCGgatttcctctccttctccccagAGATGGTAGCAGAACAATTCACACTGATGGATGCT GAACTGTTTAAGAAAGTGGTGCCTTACCACTGTCTGGGCTGCATTTGGTCCCAACGAGACAAGAAGGGCAAAGAACACCTGGCACCCACCATCCGTGCCACGGTCTCGCAGTTTAATAGTGTGGCCAACTGTGTCATTGCCACATGTCTCGGAGACCGGTCCCTGAAGCCACAGCACAGGGCTAAAGTGGTGGAGCGGTGGATCGAAGTGGCTCGG GAGTGCCGCATCCTGAAGAACTTCTCCTCCCTCCGAGCCATTCTCTCGGCTCTGCAGTGCAACGCTGTTCACCGGCTGAAGAAGACCTGGGACGAGGTCCTGCG GGAGAGCTTCCGCACTTTCCATGAGCTCTCAGAGATCTTCTCCGACGAGAACAACCACTCACTGAGCCGGGAGCTTCTCATTAAG GAGGGCACATCCAAATTTGCCACCTTGGAGATCAACCCAAAGAGGGCTCAgaagcggcagcagcagcagagagaaatg GGTGTGATGCAGGGCACCATTCCCTACCTTGGCACCTTCCTCACGGACCTGGTGATGCTTGACACCGCCATGAAGGATTTCCTGGAT GGCGGGCTGATCAACTttgagaagagaaggaag GAGTTTGAAGTTATTGCTCAGATCAAGCTGCTTCAGTCAGCCTGCAACAACTACAGCTTCACACGGGAGGACCAGTTTGTGGACTGGTTCCACAGCCTGGAGCGGCTCAGTGAGGCTGAGAG TTACGGGCTGTCATGTGAGATTGAGCCACTGTCAGAGTCAGCCAGCAACACgttgaaggcaaagaaaaacacaggcaTCATCAAGCGATGGAGCGA CCGGCAGCCACCAGGCACCGAGCCCtgcggcagcagcagctcccactcaAAATCCTTCGATCAGCTCAAATGCGGGCAGTACCTGTGCAGCGGGGATGCCACTGACTCAGTAAGCGTCACCTCTGCTGGCTCCAGCAGTTCCGATGTGGAGGAGATCAACATCAGCTTCATCCCTGAGTCCCCCGACTGCCAGGAGAAGAAG GTCAGTGAGATCCCTCTGGCTTCCCTCCCCCAGCGCTGGTACGCCCTGTCTGTGGCCAATGGAGAAGTTAAACCCGCTGTGTCCTCCGcatcccctctcctccctgccctccagtTCTGGGAATCCAcatccctctcctccctggACACATCAGGCATTGGCTCAGGCTCCAGCAGTGCCTCGTCCTCTTCAGTCTCCTCCACACCAGTGACGGCCTCCCGTACCCACAAGCGCTCAGTCTCTGGCATCTCCAGCTACTCATCCCTGTCGCTGCCCCTCTACAACCAGCAGGTCGATGACTGTTGCATCATCCGTGTCAGCCTGGCTGTGGACAATGGCAACATGTACAAGAGCATCCTG GTGACGAGCCAGGATAAGACCCCAGTTGTTATTCGCAAGGCCATGGCGAAACACAACTTGGATGGGGACAGGCCAGAAGACTATGAGCTCGTTCAGATCATCTCAGAGGAGAGAG AGCTGAAGATCCCTGACAATGCCAATGTCTTCTATGCCATGAACTCTGCTGCCAACTATGACTTTGTGCTCAAGAAGAGGGGCTTCTCCAAGGGAGTGAAGATCAAACATGGCTCTAGCTCCACCTTGCCCAGGATGAAGCAGAAAGGCCTGAAGATCGCCAAAGGCATCTTCTAG
- the RALGDS gene encoding ral guanine nucleotide dissociation stimulator isoform X4 gives MVSRRRRAQPHHAAAPVPERMFEGCRRVRSLWGGVKLEVAGESSPVVLHSFTQLDPDLPPLESSTQEIGEELEDGVIYSISLRKVQLHHTANKGQRWLGFENESALNLYETCKVRTIKAGTLEKLVEYLVSAFKGNDSTYVTIFLCTYRAFATTKQVLDLLLNRYGKLHVQVNGDHARHAVDERMELKNTISSILGAWLDQYSEDFRKPPDFTCLKQLISYVRHNIPGSDLERRACILLAQFQQQEQSESEVEAVDHSGCTFQLVEENGVRDGKPDFLSFSPEMVAEQFTLMDAELFKKVVPYHCLGCIWSQRDKKGKEHLAPTIRATVSQFNSVANCVIATCLGDRSLKPQHRAKVVERWIEVARECRILKNFSSLRAILSALQCNAVHRLKKTWDEVLRESFRTFHELSEIFSDENNHSLSRELLIKEGTSKFATLEINPKRAQKRQQQQREMGVMQGTIPYLGTFLTDLVMLDTAMKDFLDGGLINFEKRRKEFEVIAQIKLLQSACNNYSFTREDQFVDWFHSLERLSEAESYGLSCEIEPLSESASNTLKAKKNTGIIKRWSDRQPPGTEPCGSSSSHSKSFDQLKCGQYLCSGDATDSVSVTSAGSSSSDVEEINISFIPESPDCQEKKFWESTSLSSLDTSGIGSGSSSASSSSVSSTPVTASRTHKRSVSGISSYSSLSLPLYNQQVDDCCIIRVSLAVDNGNMYKSILVTSQDKTPVVIRKAMAKHNLDGDRPEDYELVQIISEERELKIPDNANVFYAMNSAANYDFVLKKRGFSKGVKIKHGSSSTLPRMKQKGLKIAKGIF, from the exons AGCTCCACACAGGAGATTGGAGAAGAGCTGGAGGATGGCGTGATCTACAGCATATCGCTTCGGAAAGTGCAGCTCCATCACACAGCCAACAAAGGGCAGCGGTGGCTGGGG TTTGAGAATGAGTCAGCCTTAAACCTCTATGAGACATGCAAGGTACGGACAATAAAAGCTGGGACCTTGGAGAAGCTGGTAGAATACCTGGTCTCAGCCTTCAAGGGCAATGACTCCACCTATGTCACCATCTTCCTGTGCACTTACCGGGCCTTCGCTACCACCAAGCAAGTGCTGGATCTGCTGCTTAACAG GTACGGCAAACTCCATGTGCAGGTGAATGGGGACCATGCCAGGCATGCTGTGGATGAGAGGATGGAGCTGAAGAA caccaTCTCCTCCATCCTGGGTGCCTGGCTGGACCAGTACTCGGAGGACTTCCGCAAGCCCCCAGACTTTACCTGCCTCAAGCAGCTTATCTCTTATGTGCGCCACAACATCCCTGGCTCAGACTTGGAGCGCCGAGCCTGCATCCTGCTAGCCCAGTTccagcagcaagagcagagcGAGTCCGAGGTGGAAG CTGTGGACCACAGTGGCTGCACCTTTCAGCTGGTGGAAGAGAACGGGGTCAGGGATGGGAAGCCGgatttcctctccttctccccagAGATGGTAGCAGAACAATTCACACTGATGGATGCT GAACTGTTTAAGAAAGTGGTGCCTTACCACTGTCTGGGCTGCATTTGGTCCCAACGAGACAAGAAGGGCAAAGAACACCTGGCACCCACCATCCGTGCCACGGTCTCGCAGTTTAATAGTGTGGCCAACTGTGTCATTGCCACATGTCTCGGAGACCGGTCCCTGAAGCCACAGCACAGGGCTAAAGTGGTGGAGCGGTGGATCGAAGTGGCTCGG GAGTGCCGCATCCTGAAGAACTTCTCCTCCCTCCGAGCCATTCTCTCGGCTCTGCAGTGCAACGCTGTTCACCGGCTGAAGAAGACCTGGGACGAGGTCCTGCG GGAGAGCTTCCGCACTTTCCATGAGCTCTCAGAGATCTTCTCCGACGAGAACAACCACTCACTGAGCCGGGAGCTTCTCATTAAG GAGGGCACATCCAAATTTGCCACCTTGGAGATCAACCCAAAGAGGGCTCAgaagcggcagcagcagcagagagaaatg GGTGTGATGCAGGGCACCATTCCCTACCTTGGCACCTTCCTCACGGACCTGGTGATGCTTGACACCGCCATGAAGGATTTCCTGGAT GGCGGGCTGATCAACTttgagaagagaaggaag GAGTTTGAAGTTATTGCTCAGATCAAGCTGCTTCAGTCAGCCTGCAACAACTACAGCTTCACACGGGAGGACCAGTTTGTGGACTGGTTCCACAGCCTGGAGCGGCTCAGTGAGGCTGAGAG TTACGGGCTGTCATGTGAGATTGAGCCACTGTCAGAGTCAGCCAGCAACACgttgaaggcaaagaaaaacacaggcaTCATCAAGCGATGGAGCGA CCGGCAGCCACCAGGCACCGAGCCCtgcggcagcagcagctcccactcaAAATCCTTCGATCAGCTCAAATGCGGGCAGTACCTGTGCAGCGGGGATGCCACTGACTCAGTAAGCGTCACCTCTGCTGGCTCCAGCAGTTCCGATGTGGAGGAGATCAACATCAGCTTCATCCCTGAGTCCCCCGACTGCCAGGAGAAGAAG tTCTGGGAATCCAcatccctctcctccctggACACATCAGGCATTGGCTCAGGCTCCAGCAGTGCCTCGTCCTCTTCAGTCTCCTCCACACCAGTGACGGCCTCCCGTACCCACAAGCGCTCAGTCTCTGGCATCTCCAGCTACTCATCCCTGTCGCTGCCCCTCTACAACCAGCAGGTCGATGACTGTTGCATCATCCGTGTCAGCCTGGCTGTGGACAATGGCAACATGTACAAGAGCATCCTG GTGACGAGCCAGGATAAGACCCCAGTTGTTATTCGCAAGGCCATGGCGAAACACAACTTGGATGGGGACAGGCCAGAAGACTATGAGCTCGTTCAGATCATCTCAGAGGAGAGAG AGCTGAAGATCCCTGACAATGCCAATGTCTTCTATGCCATGAACTCTGCTGCCAACTATGACTTTGTGCTCAAGAAGAGGGGCTTCTCCAAGGGAGTGAAGATCAAACATGGCTCTAGCTCCACCTTGCCCAGGATGAAGCAGAAAGGCCTGAAGATCGCCAAAGGCATCTTCTAG
- the RALGDS gene encoding ral guanine nucleotide dissociation stimulator isoform X2, with translation MVSRRRRAQPHHAAAPVPERMFEGCRRVRSLWGGVKLEVAGESSPVVLHSFTQLDPDLPPLESSTQEIGEELEDGVIYSISLRKVQLHHTANKGQRWLGFENESALNLYETCKVRTIKAGTLEKLVEYLVSAFKGNDSTYVTIFLCTYRAFATTKQVLDLLLNRYGKLHVQVNGDHARHAVDERMELKNTISSILGAWLDQYSEDFRKPPDFTCLKQLISYVRHNIPGSDLERRACILLAQFQQQEQSESEVEAVDHSGCTFQLVEENGVRDGKPDFLSFSPEMVAEQFTLMDAELFKKVVPYHCLGCIWSQRDKKGKEHLAPTIRATVSQFNSVANCVIATCLGDRSLKPQHRAKVVERWIEVARECRILKNFSSLRAILSALQCNAVHRLKKTWDEVLRESFRTFHELSEIFSDENNHSLSRELLIKEGTSKFATLEINPKRAQKRQQQQREMGVMQGTIPYLGTFLTDLVMLDTAMKDFLDGGLINFEKRRKEFEVIAQIKLLQSACNNYSFTREDQFVDWFHSLERLSEAESYGLSCEIEPLSESASNTLKAKKNTGIIKRWSDRQPPGTEPCGSSSSHSKSFDQLKCGQYLCSGDATDSVSVTSAGSSSSDVEEINISFIPESPDCQEKKRWYALSVANGEVKPAVSSASPLLPALQFWESTSLSSLDTSGIGSGSSSASSSSVSSTPVTASRTHKRSVSGISSYSSLSLPLYNQQVDDCCIIRVSLAVDNGNMYKSILVTSQDKTPVVIRKAMAKHNLDGDRPEDYELVQIISEERELKIPDNANVFYAMNSAANYDFVLKKRGFSKGVKIKHGSSSTLPRMKQKGLKIAKGIF, from the exons AGCTCCACACAGGAGATTGGAGAAGAGCTGGAGGATGGCGTGATCTACAGCATATCGCTTCGGAAAGTGCAGCTCCATCACACAGCCAACAAAGGGCAGCGGTGGCTGGGG TTTGAGAATGAGTCAGCCTTAAACCTCTATGAGACATGCAAGGTACGGACAATAAAAGCTGGGACCTTGGAGAAGCTGGTAGAATACCTGGTCTCAGCCTTCAAGGGCAATGACTCCACCTATGTCACCATCTTCCTGTGCACTTACCGGGCCTTCGCTACCACCAAGCAAGTGCTGGATCTGCTGCTTAACAG GTACGGCAAACTCCATGTGCAGGTGAATGGGGACCATGCCAGGCATGCTGTGGATGAGAGGATGGAGCTGAAGAA caccaTCTCCTCCATCCTGGGTGCCTGGCTGGACCAGTACTCGGAGGACTTCCGCAAGCCCCCAGACTTTACCTGCCTCAAGCAGCTTATCTCTTATGTGCGCCACAACATCCCTGGCTCAGACTTGGAGCGCCGAGCCTGCATCCTGCTAGCCCAGTTccagcagcaagagcagagcGAGTCCGAGGTGGAAG CTGTGGACCACAGTGGCTGCACCTTTCAGCTGGTGGAAGAGAACGGGGTCAGGGATGGGAAGCCGgatttcctctccttctccccagAGATGGTAGCAGAACAATTCACACTGATGGATGCT GAACTGTTTAAGAAAGTGGTGCCTTACCACTGTCTGGGCTGCATTTGGTCCCAACGAGACAAGAAGGGCAAAGAACACCTGGCACCCACCATCCGTGCCACGGTCTCGCAGTTTAATAGTGTGGCCAACTGTGTCATTGCCACATGTCTCGGAGACCGGTCCCTGAAGCCACAGCACAGGGCTAAAGTGGTGGAGCGGTGGATCGAAGTGGCTCGG GAGTGCCGCATCCTGAAGAACTTCTCCTCCCTCCGAGCCATTCTCTCGGCTCTGCAGTGCAACGCTGTTCACCGGCTGAAGAAGACCTGGGACGAGGTCCTGCG GGAGAGCTTCCGCACTTTCCATGAGCTCTCAGAGATCTTCTCCGACGAGAACAACCACTCACTGAGCCGGGAGCTTCTCATTAAG GAGGGCACATCCAAATTTGCCACCTTGGAGATCAACCCAAAGAGGGCTCAgaagcggcagcagcagcagagagaaatg GGTGTGATGCAGGGCACCATTCCCTACCTTGGCACCTTCCTCACGGACCTGGTGATGCTTGACACCGCCATGAAGGATTTCCTGGAT GGCGGGCTGATCAACTttgagaagagaaggaag GAGTTTGAAGTTATTGCTCAGATCAAGCTGCTTCAGTCAGCCTGCAACAACTACAGCTTCACACGGGAGGACCAGTTTGTGGACTGGTTCCACAGCCTGGAGCGGCTCAGTGAGGCTGAGAG TTACGGGCTGTCATGTGAGATTGAGCCACTGTCAGAGTCAGCCAGCAACACgttgaaggcaaagaaaaacacaggcaTCATCAAGCGATGGAGCGA CCGGCAGCCACCAGGCACCGAGCCCtgcggcagcagcagctcccactcaAAATCCTTCGATCAGCTCAAATGCGGGCAGTACCTGTGCAGCGGGGATGCCACTGACTCAGTAAGCGTCACCTCTGCTGGCTCCAGCAGTTCCGATGTGGAGGAGATCAACATCAGCTTCATCCCTGAGTCCCCCGACTGCCAGGAGAAGAAG CGCTGGTACGCCCTGTCTGTGGCCAATGGAGAAGTTAAACCCGCTGTGTCCTCCGcatcccctctcctccctgccctccagtTCTGGGAATCCAcatccctctcctccctggACACATCAGGCATTGGCTCAGGCTCCAGCAGTGCCTCGTCCTCTTCAGTCTCCTCCACACCAGTGACGGCCTCCCGTACCCACAAGCGCTCAGTCTCTGGCATCTCCAGCTACTCATCCCTGTCGCTGCCCCTCTACAACCAGCAGGTCGATGACTGTTGCATCATCCGTGTCAGCCTGGCTGTGGACAATGGCAACATGTACAAGAGCATCCTG GTGACGAGCCAGGATAAGACCCCAGTTGTTATTCGCAAGGCCATGGCGAAACACAACTTGGATGGGGACAGGCCAGAAGACTATGAGCTCGTTCAGATCATCTCAGAGGAGAGAG AGCTGAAGATCCCTGACAATGCCAATGTCTTCTATGCCATGAACTCTGCTGCCAACTATGACTTTGTGCTCAAGAAGAGGGGCTTCTCCAAGGGAGTGAAGATCAAACATGGCTCTAGCTCCACCTTGCCCAGGATGAAGCAGAAAGGCCTGAAGATCGCCAAAGGCATCTTCTAG